A part of Marinobacter psychrophilus genomic DNA contains:
- a CDS encoding DUF2235 domain-containing protein: MAKRIVICADGTWNRPEEDLQQDFPTSVLRLARAIMPIAADGLPQQVFYDWGIGSYHNALIGGVTGQGLHKNILDGYRYLVQNYAPGDEIYLFGFSRGAYTLRALCGLINNCGILKRVDAARIQQGFEHYKKSGKDYAPEGAQSLAFRAAHSHPSRQVRFVGVWDTVGALGVPFSLMGLFDRKDEFYDTKLGSNVSFARHALAIDERREDFEPTLWLPRPKLDLQQVWFAGSHSDIGGGYGPDDKGLCAADSPLEWMLKEAEATGLGVENHLVEALNPSASAKLHNSRRHVFRFARPLIRPLQVPDIKTRLHESVGERWRQDSDYRPPNLKIVGFAG; the protein is encoded by the coding sequence ATGGCCAAACGGATTGTTATTTGCGCAGACGGCACCTGGAACAGGCCAGAAGAAGACCTGCAACAGGATTTTCCAACCAGCGTTTTGCGGTTGGCCAGAGCGATAATGCCTATCGCAGCGGACGGCCTGCCACAGCAGGTGTTTTATGACTGGGGCATAGGTTCGTATCATAACGCACTGATTGGCGGAGTAACGGGCCAGGGCCTGCACAAGAACATTCTGGATGGCTATCGCTACCTGGTTCAGAACTACGCCCCGGGTGACGAAATCTATTTGTTCGGTTTTAGTCGCGGGGCTTACACCTTGCGGGCGCTGTGTGGGCTGATTAACAACTGCGGCATTCTCAAACGGGTAGACGCAGCGCGCATTCAGCAGGGATTTGAACACTACAAAAAGTCAGGAAAAGACTACGCTCCTGAAGGCGCGCAGTCTTTGGCTTTTCGCGCAGCGCACAGCCATCCGTCTCGGCAGGTTCGTTTTGTTGGCGTGTGGGATACGGTCGGTGCCCTGGGTGTGCCTTTTTCCCTGATGGGTCTGTTTGACAGAAAAGACGAATTCTACGACACCAAACTGGGTAGTAACGTGAGTTTTGCCCGCCACGCGCTGGCCATTGACGAGCGCCGTGAAGACTTTGAACCGACGCTCTGGTTGCCACGGCCTAAGCTGGACTTGCAACAGGTATGGTTTGCCGGCTCCCACAGCGATATTGGCGGTGGTTACGGGCCAGATGACAAGGGCTTGTGTGCCGCGGACTCGCCGCTTGAATGGATGTTAAAAGAAGCAGAGGCTACGGGCCTGGGGGTGGAAAACCACCTGGTTGAAGCGCTCAATCCGAGCGCCAGCGCCAAGCTACATAATTCGCGACGTCATGTGTTTCGTTTTGCCCGGCCATTAATTCGGCCTTTGCAGGTGCCAGACATCAAAACCCGACTTCACGAGTCGGTTGGCGAACGCTGGCGGCAAGATTCGGATTACCGGCCGCCAAACCTGAAAATAGTTGGCTTTGCAGGCTAA
- a CDS encoding methyl-accepting chemotaxis protein, translating to MGLLSRLSIRTRLLLATLVPVLLTAAAISFITVEQLRSNEQRQLAQLEESLLESRKDGLKTLVDVAKIVALEAKKNPLLSEREAKEAVANQLRAIRFGSNNYIYAYERTGSSQFINLAYAPDPSKEGVVSSPTTISIVRSLFDATNGDGFHGYDWPNPASGEKEPKLSYTVTIPDWDWMLGGGVYVTDIDQQLAIVKTKIDAKLAKTLGFIALATVVIVLLGVFVGVFVGRTVTRPLKTVSDLMEDIANGDGDLRKRLPAEGDDELAELGRCFNTFVIKIQETVRQVSATTDQVASAAEELSSVANETRASVQRQGSETDQIASAIHEMVATIQQISGNANDVESSASDADRMAREGGKTIASAQQAVHQLSDEIQASATTINSLAERSDNIQQVLDVIHAVTAQTNLLALNAAIEAARAGEHGRGFSVVADEVRQLARRSAESADQIREMIDGFVTESRAAVERMNQSRERSAETIERISHAAQALATIETSVGQIHDQVTQIATASEQQSQVAEEINQNVVRIVDAAQQSDTGVGQTHEASHELARLSESLRHLIGNFKV from the coding sequence ATGGGATTGTTAAGCCGTCTCAGCATTCGCACGCGTTTACTTCTTGCCACTCTGGTTCCCGTTTTGTTGACTGCTGCGGCGATTAGTTTCATCACCGTTGAACAGCTTCGTAGCAACGAACAACGCCAACTTGCGCAGCTGGAAGAGAGCCTGCTTGAATCCCGAAAAGACGGGCTAAAAACGCTGGTAGATGTAGCCAAGATCGTAGCTCTGGAGGCTAAAAAAAACCCTTTACTGAGTGAGCGTGAGGCCAAAGAGGCGGTCGCAAACCAGCTGCGAGCCATCCGTTTTGGCAGCAATAACTATATTTATGCCTACGAGCGCACGGGCTCTAGCCAGTTTATAAATCTTGCTTATGCCCCTGACCCAAGTAAAGAAGGTGTTGTGTCTAGTCCGACCACCATTAGTATTGTGCGGTCTTTGTTTGATGCGACCAACGGCGATGGTTTTCATGGTTATGACTGGCCGAACCCGGCCAGTGGTGAGAAGGAGCCAAAGCTCTCTTACACCGTGACTATACCTGACTGGGACTGGATGCTGGGTGGCGGCGTTTACGTGACCGACATCGATCAGCAATTGGCCATTGTAAAGACCAAAATCGATGCCAAACTGGCTAAGACCCTTGGGTTTATTGCCCTTGCCACGGTGGTTATTGTGCTGCTGGGCGTATTTGTGGGTGTTTTTGTCGGGCGTACGGTTACCCGCCCGCTGAAAACCGTGAGCGACCTGATGGAAGACATCGCCAACGGCGATGGTGATCTGCGCAAGCGTCTGCCCGCCGAGGGCGACGACGAGCTGGCGGAACTGGGGCGCTGTTTTAACACCTTTGTGATCAAAATCCAGGAAACCGTTCGCCAGGTATCGGCCACCACTGATCAGGTGGCTTCAGCTGCGGAAGAGCTGAGCAGCGTGGCCAACGAAACCCGCGCATCGGTTCAGCGGCAGGGTTCGGAAACCGATCAGATTGCATCGGCGATCCATGAAATGGTGGCGACTATCCAGCAGATTTCCGGCAATGCCAACGATGTTGAAAGTTCCGCATCCGATGCCGATCGCATGGCTAGGGAAGGCGGTAAGACCATCGCTTCCGCGCAGCAGGCAGTGCATCAGCTTTCCGATGAAATCCAGGCCAGTGCCACCACTATTAACTCACTCGCGGAGCGCTCAGACAATATTCAGCAAGTGCTGGATGTGATTCATGCGGTGACCGCACAGACCAATCTGTTAGCGCTGAACGCGGCTATTGAAGCAGCTCGGGCCGGTGAACACGGCCGCGGTTTTTCGGTAGTGGCTGACGAAGTGCGCCAGTTGGCCCGGCGCAGTGCCGAATCGGCCGACCAGATTCGCGAGATGATTGACGGATTCGTGACTGAATCCCGTGCCGCCGTCGAGCGTATGAACCAGTCGCGGGAGCGTTCGGCTGAAACCATCGAGCGTATCAGCCATGCCGCTCAGGCTTTAGCCACCATTGAAACCTCGGTTGGGCAGATACACGATCAGGTCACTCAGATTGCCACCGCTTCCGAGCAACAAAGCCAGGTGGCCGAAGAAATAAATCAAAACGTGGTGCGTATTGTTGATGCGGCCCAGCAAAGCGATACTGGGGTTGGCCAGACCCACGAGGCCAGCCATGAACTGGCGCGTTTGAGTGAGTCTTTGCGACATTTGATCGGAAACTTCAAAGTTTAA
- a CDS encoding TRAP transporter substrate-binding protein: MRKLIVATLALAATLATASALAEETYNLRLAETWGPNSPILGDTTKHMAEMAETMSGGRLKIRIDSSNKHKAPFGIFDLVRNGQYDMGHTASYYYKGSIPNAMYFTTTPFGMIAPEQYAWFYHGGGMELAQKVYQPFGLLSFPGGNTGNQMGGWFREEITSLDDLKGIKMRTPGFAGEVMSELGVAVTNIPPGELYSALERGTIDALEWVGPALDLQMGFHQIAKYYYSGWQEPGAETQFLINEKTWNKLPEDLQEILRVAMRTAAYDMYIQSTHESGVAWSRMQQDYPDVTHKIFPPEVISALRDVTERLLKEASDADPLAKEIITSQHEYLKQVRQWTNISDKAYLNSVVNE; encoded by the coding sequence ATGCGTAAACTGATCGTGGCCACTTTGGCCTTGGCCGCAACCCTGGCCACCGCCTCAGCATTGGCTGAGGAAACTTATAACCTGCGACTGGCGGAGACCTGGGGCCCCAACTCGCCCATATTGGGGGACACCACCAAACACATGGCAGAAATGGCAGAAACCATGTCTGGCGGACGGCTGAAAATCCGCATCGATTCGTCCAATAAGCACAAAGCGCCTTTTGGCATTTTTGACCTGGTGCGCAACGGCCAATACGACATGGGCCATACGGCCTCTTATTACTATAAGGGCAGCATTCCTAACGCCATGTACTTCACCACCACGCCTTTTGGCATGATAGCGCCAGAGCAGTACGCCTGGTTCTATCACGGTGGCGGCATGGAGCTGGCGCAGAAGGTCTATCAGCCTTTTGGCCTGCTGTCGTTTCCTGGTGGCAACACCGGCAACCAGATGGGTGGCTGGTTTCGTGAGGAAATCACCTCACTGGATGACCTGAAGGGCATCAAGATGCGCACCCCGGGGTTTGCTGGTGAAGTGATGTCAGAGCTCGGTGTTGCGGTAACCAACATTCCACCGGGCGAGCTTTATAGCGCCTTGGAACGTGGCACCATTGACGCCCTTGAATGGGTAGGCCCAGCTCTGGACCTGCAAATGGGCTTTCACCAGATTGCCAAATACTATTATTCCGGCTGGCAGGAACCCGGCGCCGAAACCCAGTTTCTGATTAACGAAAAAACCTGGAACAAGCTGCCAGAAGACCTGCAGGAAATTCTGCGTGTGGCGATGCGCACTGCGGCCTATGACATGTACATCCAGAGCACCCATGAAAGCGGCGTGGCCTGGAGCCGTATGCAGCAGGATTACCCGGACGTTACCCATAAAATCTTCCCGCCGGAAGTCATCAGCGCTCTGCGCGATGTCACCGAAAGGCTGTTGAAAGAGGCCAGCGACGCAGACCCGCTGGCGAAAGAAATCATTACCTCCCAGCATGAGTACCTGAAGCAGGTGCGCCAGTGGACTAACATTTCTGATAAGGCGTATCTGAACTCAGTTGTTAACGAATAA
- the potA gene encoding spermidine/putrescine ABC transporter ATP-binding protein PotA, protein MEKTLLSLSTISKQFDGKTVLDSLTLDIFDGEFITLLGPSGCGKTTLLRMMAGFELPDSGTVTLAGVDITDQPPEQRPLNTVFQSYALFPHMSVYDNVAYGLKMENRPKAEIRERVEEVLAMVQLEDFVSRKPHQLSGGQQQRVAIARAVVKRPKMLLLDEPLSALDYKLRRTMQVELKRLQRELGITFVFVTHDQEEALSMSDRVVVLKDGYIQQLGTPREVYERPANLFTARFVGQTNFFPGQVTSIIDHEISVDVFGLKRVLSKPSFRVTVNQSLHVLLRPEDIRVLAPGDSEGVAGEIVERNYKGSTLDSVIELEDGSQVMASEFFDEDDPTFDYNIGEKVRVSWVDGWEWLLAEEQDQPLTDEEEQAADDAEH, encoded by the coding sequence ATGGAAAAAACGTTACTTTCGCTGAGCACAATCAGCAAACAGTTCGACGGCAAAACCGTATTGGATTCGCTCACGCTGGATATTTTTGACGGTGAGTTCATCACCCTGCTAGGCCCCTCCGGTTGCGGCAAAACCACACTATTGAGAATGATGGCGGGTTTTGAGCTTCCCGACTCAGGCACGGTTACCCTCGCCGGAGTCGACATTACTGACCAGCCTCCCGAGCAGCGCCCCCTCAATACCGTATTCCAGAGTTACGCCCTTTTTCCCCACATGTCAGTGTATGACAACGTAGCCTATGGCTTGAAAATGGAAAATCGGCCAAAGGCGGAAATCCGTGAACGGGTAGAAGAAGTCTTGGCGATGGTGCAGCTGGAAGATTTCGTCTCGCGTAAGCCGCACCAGTTATCTGGCGGCCAACAGCAGCGGGTAGCGATCGCACGCGCGGTGGTAAAGCGGCCCAAAATGCTGTTGCTGGACGAACCCCTGTCGGCACTGGATTACAAGCTGCGCCGCACCATGCAGGTAGAACTCAAGCGCTTGCAGCGTGAACTGGGCATTACCTTTGTGTTCGTGACTCACGATCAGGAGGAAGCGCTGTCTATGTCAGACCGCGTTGTGGTGCTGAAAGACGGTTATATCCAGCAGCTGGGCACACCGCGAGAAGTTTATGAGCGCCCGGCCAACTTATTTACCGCGCGCTTTGTGGGGCAAACCAATTTTTTCCCGGGGCAGGTCACCAGCATAATCGATCACGAGATCAGCGTGGATGTGTTCGGCCTGAAAAGGGTACTGAGTAAACCCTCTTTTCGTGTAACCGTGAACCAGTCATTACACGTATTGCTGCGCCCGGAAGACATCCGTGTGCTGGCGCCAGGCGACAGCGAAGGCGTGGCCGGCGAGATTGTCGAGCGTAATTACAAAGGCAGCACTTTGGATTCGGTGATTGAGCTGGAAGACGGCAGCCAAGTGATGGCCAGCGAGTTTTTCGATGAAGACGACCCAACCTTCGATTACAACATTGGCGAGAAAGTTCGGGTTAGCTGGGTAGATGGCTGGGAATGGCTGTTGGCCGAAGAACAAGACCAACCGTTGACCGACGAAGAGGAGCAGGCAGCCGATGATGCTGAGCATTAG
- a CDS encoding ribonuclease J, translated as MMPDSNDLWFLPLGGTGEIGMNLNLYGHDGRWLMVDCGVTFPKPGRLAADGSMHHHGEPPVQMADPAFIAERRETLCGLVITHAHEDHVGAVPYLWPLLQCPIYTNRFTAEILRRKLAEFNMLHRVPIVVMETNDRRQIGPFNVQWLALTHSIPDPNALMIRTPVGNIFHSGDWKLDDQPLIGHGYSKQTFTDLAIEGVAAMVCDSTNATVKGHSVSEGALHKGLLSAVKTAEGRVVVACFGSNIARLHTLAAVARETGRYMGLLGRSLVNMSSAAKAAGLWHNADELINPAHLGYLPPHEVLVVATGSQGEPRTALRRLANGSHPDVELEAGDTVIFSARAIPGNEELIAALIGQLQGMGVKVITAEQCDLPIHASGHPAQEELEAMYRWVQPAIAIPVHGEEEHMAVHARLAKQTGVPKTLVGRNGDLFMIRPVPGMRRQITETGRLGWLKQALVRVV; from the coding sequence ATGATGCCGGATTCCAATGACCTGTGGTTTTTACCCCTTGGTGGCACCGGCGAGATTGGCATGAACCTGAATTTGTATGGTCACGACGGCCGTTGGCTCATGGTGGACTGCGGTGTGACCTTCCCAAAACCGGGTCGTTTGGCGGCAGACGGCAGCATGCACCATCACGGCGAACCGCCGGTACAAATGGCAGACCCCGCATTTATCGCCGAACGCCGCGAAACACTCTGTGGCCTGGTGATTACCCACGCCCACGAAGACCACGTGGGTGCCGTGCCTTACCTTTGGCCATTGTTGCAATGCCCGATTTACACCAACCGCTTTACCGCAGAGATTTTGCGTCGCAAATTGGCCGAGTTCAACATGCTGCACCGGGTTCCCATTGTGGTGATGGAAACCAATGATCGGCGTCAAATCGGGCCTTTCAACGTGCAATGGTTGGCGTTAACCCATTCCATACCCGATCCCAACGCGCTGATGATTCGCACGCCGGTGGGCAATATTTTCCATAGCGGCGACTGGAAGCTGGACGACCAGCCGCTGATTGGCCATGGCTATAGCAAACAGACATTCACGGATTTGGCGATTGAGGGCGTAGCTGCCATGGTGTGTGATTCCACCAACGCGACGGTCAAGGGCCATTCGGTGTCTGAAGGCGCCCTGCACAAAGGTCTTTTAAGTGCGGTGAAGACCGCGGAGGGCCGTGTGGTGGTGGCGTGTTTTGGCAGCAACATTGCTCGTCTGCATACTTTGGCGGCGGTTGCCCGCGAGACCGGGCGCTATATGGGATTGCTTGGCCGTTCGCTGGTGAATATGAGTTCGGCCGCCAAAGCCGCAGGCCTGTGGCACAATGCCGACGAGTTAATCAACCCTGCCCACTTGGGGTACTTGCCGCCACACGAGGTGTTGGTGGTGGCGACGGGTAGCCAGGGCGAGCCGCGCACGGCCTTGCGCCGTCTGGCCAATGGCAGTCACCCCGATGTTGAACTGGAAGCCGGTGACACGGTGATTTTCAGCGCCCGCGCTATTCCCGGTAATGAAGAGTTGATTGCAGCGTTGATCGGCCAACTGCAGGGAATGGGGGTTAAGGTTATTACTGCCGAGCAGTGCGACCTACCGATACACGCGTCTGGCCATCCGGCGCAGGAGGAGCTTGAGGCGATGTATCGCTGGGTTCAGCCCGCCATTGCCATTCCGGTGCACGGGGAAGAGGAGCACATGGCCGTTCACGCACGGTTGGCAAAGCAAACCGGTGTACCCAAAACCCTGGTAGGACGCAACGGCGACTTGTTCATGATTCGCCCGGTGCCCGGCATGCGTCGTCAAATTACCGAAACAGGGCGCCTTGGTTGGCTCAAGCAGGCGTTGGTGCGAGTGGTTTAG
- the potC gene encoding spermidine/putrescine ABC transporter permease PotC: MRWLPRTYLALIYLLLYIPIAVLVVFSFNDSRTGYSWGGLSLRWYESLFSNYAMMKALGNSLFLALTAATVSTLIGALTALALHRYRFRGKKALKGMLFVVMMSPEIVLAISLLGLFLLAGIQLGYVSLLLAHVTFCLPFVVITVMARLSGFDERLPEAARDLGASDFTMTRTVLIPAIMPALMAGWLLGFTLSMDDVVVSTFVSGPSYEILPLRIYSMVRVGLKPEVNALGTLLLVFSLVMLLLSQWILMRNKQ, encoded by the coding sequence ATGCGCTGGCTACCGCGGACTTACCTGGCACTGATCTACCTTCTGCTGTATATCCCCATCGCCGTGTTGGTGGTGTTTTCGTTTAACGATTCCCGCACCGGCTATAGCTGGGGCGGGCTTAGCCTGCGCTGGTATGAGTCGCTGTTCAGCAATTACGCCATGATGAAAGCCTTGGGCAACTCGCTGTTCCTAGCGCTTACGGCTGCTACCGTGTCTACCCTGATTGGCGCGTTGACCGCACTGGCGCTTCATCGCTATCGTTTTCGCGGCAAAAAAGCGCTAAAAGGCATGTTGTTTGTGGTGATGATGTCTCCGGAGATCGTACTGGCTATATCCTTGCTGGGTCTGTTTTTGCTGGCGGGTATCCAGCTGGGCTATGTGTCGTTACTGCTGGCCCACGTCACCTTCTGCTTACCGTTTGTCGTGATTACCGTCATGGCGCGGCTTAGCGGATTTGACGAGCGTTTGCCGGAAGCTGCACGGGATTTGGGCGCCAGCGACTTCACCATGACTCGCACCGTGCTGATTCCGGCTATTATGCCGGCGCTGATGGCGGGTTGGCTGCTGGGCTTTACACTGTCCATGGATGATGTGGTCGTCAGCACCTTTGTTAGTGGACCCAGTTACGAAATATTGCCCCTGCGCATCTACTCTATGGTGCGGGTGGGCCTAAAACCTGAAGTAAACGCTTTAGGCACTTTGTTACTGGTGTTTTCACTGGTGATGCTGTTGTTGTCGCAATGGATATTGATGAGGAACAAACAATGA
- a CDS encoding hotdog fold thioesterase, with the protein MAIWIRIPTKEDLLKSCQNTAISHMGIEFLEVGDDFIKGRMPVDERTVQPFGVLHGGSSVLLAETLGSMAANYCLRDQGTVAVGLEINANHLRSVTNGWVYGTATAIHLGSTTQVWDIVIENEQGKKTCVSRLTMAVTRAR; encoded by the coding sequence GTGGCGATATGGATTCGGATTCCGACCAAAGAAGATTTGCTCAAGAGCTGCCAGAACACTGCTATTAGCCACATGGGCATCGAATTTTTGGAAGTAGGTGACGATTTTATTAAGGGTCGTATGCCCGTTGACGAGCGCACTGTTCAGCCTTTTGGCGTTCTGCACGGTGGCTCCTCGGTTCTGCTGGCCGAGACCTTGGGTAGCATGGCTGCTAACTACTGCCTGCGAGATCAGGGTACCGTGGCGGTGGGCCTTGAAATCAATGCGAACCATCTTCGCTCCGTCACCAACGGCTGGGTTTACGGCACTGCGACAGCGATTCATCTTGGCAGCACTACCCAGGTATGGGACATAGTGATTGAAAACGAACAAGGTAAAAAAACCTGCGTTTCCCGCCTGACCATGGCCGTTACCAGGGCTCGCTAA
- the potB gene encoding spermidine/putrescine ABC transporter permease PotB: MMLSIRQQPFRTAVLVLVWGWLLFLVLAPNLLVVGASVMTRDPSTFIALPLNLDAYRQLFNPLYLDVFLHSLWMATLTTAICLLIGYPFAWALSKVQKRRQMLLIFLLIIPFWTNSLVRVYALKLILATNGLLNTALLWLGWISEPIQMLYTQGAVIIGLVYLLLPFMILPLYAVFDDLRQDVLLASHDLGAGHLATFRNVIIPLTLPGVLAGVMLVLLPAMGLFFVPDILGGSRSLLVGNVIKNQFLDARNWPLGAAASIVLTLTMALLMFAHRLSKQRLGEESS; this comes from the coding sequence ATGATGCTGAGCATTAGGCAACAGCCCTTTAGAACCGCTGTTCTGGTGCTGGTGTGGGGTTGGCTGCTGTTTCTAGTGCTGGCGCCCAACCTGCTGGTGGTGGGCGCTAGTGTGATGACCCGCGACCCATCCACGTTTATCGCCTTGCCACTGAACCTGGATGCCTATCGCCAGTTGTTCAATCCGCTGTATCTGGACGTTTTTTTACACTCCTTATGGATGGCAACATTGACCACGGCGATATGCCTGCTGATTGGCTATCCATTTGCCTGGGCGCTGTCGAAAGTGCAGAAACGCCGGCAGATGCTGCTGATATTTTTATTGATCATTCCCTTCTGGACCAATTCGCTGGTGCGGGTTTACGCTTTGAAACTGATTCTAGCCACCAATGGCCTGCTGAACACAGCACTGCTGTGGCTGGGTTGGATTTCTGAGCCTATACAAATGCTGTACACCCAGGGTGCGGTTATTATCGGACTGGTGTATCTGTTGCTGCCGTTTATGATTCTGCCTTTATACGCGGTGTTTGATGATTTACGTCAGGACGTGCTGTTAGCCTCTCACGATCTGGGTGCAGGACACCTTGCCACCTTCAGAAATGTGATTATTCCGCTCACCCTGCCGGGTGTTCTGGCTGGCGTTATGCTGGTGTTGCTGCCGGCCATGGGGCTGTTTTTTGTGCCGGACATACTCGGTGGCTCGCGCAGCCTTCTGGTGGGCAACGTGATTAAAAATCAGTTTCTGGATGCCCGCAACTGGCCGCTTGGTGCGGCTGCCAGCATCGTGCTGACCCTGACCATGGCGTTGTTGATGTTCGCCCACCGCCTGAGCAAACAACGCCTGGGCGAGGAGAGCTCCTGA